In one Sphingobacterium daejeonense genomic region, the following are encoded:
- a CDS encoding SusC/RagA family TonB-linked outer membrane protein, whose amino-acid sequence MIKRFSSPFFILKKRHFLAGSLVISLCLNSGFTVASDFAFETIGVTAPQEEVKGKVSSGGAALAGATVTVKEDPSRATSTNESGDFAINAKVGETLVFTAIGHDPKEIEVAGPTMNVELFSNLENIDEVVVTGYSTQKKGEISASIVSLDQKQLKDVKSPNVSNLLQGKVSGVDVVGTGRPGQQANVRIRGRSSLSSGTNPLWVVDGVIMHGVPNINPNDIENISVLKDAAATTQYGSRGTNGVIVVTTKRALREGEGVFSVNLSSGVSKFNQGNFKLMDSQQLWDFYQTFPNQKDIDPNVTDEVLGTNYDWMENGIKAGAVNDFAASYMGKTERTSVYASANYYGEKGSIKGYDYERLTGRFNVDHKLTDRITFKPKLNASYTTYLNKEHSLYDMMLNLPWDNPFNADGSVKNPQDESADFVWFGRDHRNYLYDRQYNYGKGQTFDMQGNFDFSYRISDRFTFESMNNLTYYNQTTMSYADPKSNAGRNEKGTIEQFSDKRITRFFNQMLKYDETFGKHKVSGFAAYEYSDYTYSSLNATGKGIAPGSEILGNAASVLNFGGTKNDYSFQSGILQGTYAYDNRYNLMASFRVDGSSRFGKNNQYGAFYSVSGAWNIHNEEFFNVPAINLFRLKASYGGVGNVPTYYYSSYGTYRLDAQYNGDPAAIQKNFQNANVSWEKSYDANVGLELGFLNRINLSVDLYHKNTSGLLYYVEFPSTAGWEGYWLNIGGLRNKGVEVALNGSVFGPESPFQWDLGFNVAHNNNRITSLNNDQDIPKGNQRFSVGHDVESWYMRKWAGVNPENGDPQWEAIDPETGEVTLTSNYNDAALQFVGAATPKFQGGFNSAMSYKGFNLNASFAYQNGGMTYNTAREWFDSDGAYASYNQLIFMDGWSRWSPENPNATHPRAEYNNTSLSNKVSSRYLESTNFLRLRNVTLGYTFSENLVNRLKLKGLNVYVSGDNLWTSTKFSGLDPEAAILGNDNSADKAGGGDATSQYPAPKRLIFGLNLTF is encoded by the coding sequence ATGATTAAGAGATTTTCAAGTCCATTTTTCATCCTCAAGAAGCGTCATTTTTTGGCTGGTAGCTTGGTTATTAGCTTATGCTTGAACAGTGGTTTTACGGTTGCTTCCGATTTTGCATTTGAAACCATTGGAGTGACGGCGCCACAGGAAGAAGTTAAGGGAAAAGTGAGTTCAGGAGGAGCCGCGTTAGCAGGAGCTACCGTTACGGTAAAGGAAGATCCATCACGTGCAACATCTACAAATGAGTCTGGTGATTTTGCCATTAATGCAAAAGTTGGGGAGACCTTAGTTTTTACGGCAATTGGTCATGATCCAAAGGAGATTGAAGTAGCAGGTCCTACCATGAATGTGGAATTGTTTTCCAATTTGGAGAACATTGATGAGGTTGTTGTGACGGGATATTCTACCCAGAAAAAGGGAGAAATCAGTGCTTCGATTGTTTCTTTGGATCAAAAGCAATTAAAGGACGTTAAGTCTCCGAATGTTTCAAATTTACTTCAAGGTAAGGTTTCGGGAGTTGATGTTGTAGGTACGGGTAGACCGGGACAACAGGCCAACGTGCGGATTAGAGGTAGAAGTTCACTTTCTTCTGGAACAAATCCCCTTTGGGTTGTTGACGGAGTCATCATGCACGGAGTTCCAAACATTAACCCGAATGATATCGAGAATATTTCTGTATTGAAAGATGCAGCAGCAACGACTCAATATGGATCCAGAGGTACTAATGGTGTCATTGTAGTTACAACCAAACGTGCCTTAAGAGAAGGGGAGGGTGTTTTCTCCGTCAATCTATCTTCAGGAGTGAGCAAATTCAATCAAGGGAATTTCAAATTGATGGATTCACAACAACTGTGGGATTTCTATCAGACTTTCCCCAATCAAAAGGACATCGACCCGAATGTAACTGACGAGGTTCTAGGGACGAACTATGATTGGATGGAAAATGGTATAAAAGCAGGTGCGGTAAACGATTTTGCAGCAAGTTATATGGGCAAAACCGAAAGGACTTCTGTTTATGCAAGTGCTAATTATTATGGGGAGAAAGGATCTATAAAGGGTTATGATTATGAAAGACTAACAGGTCGTTTCAATGTAGATCATAAATTAACGGATAGGATTACTTTCAAACCAAAATTGAATGCTTCCTATACCACTTATTTGAACAAAGAGCATTCACTTTACGATATGATGTTGAACTTGCCTTGGGATAATCCTTTCAATGCAGATGGTTCAGTGAAGAATCCTCAAGATGAAAGTGCAGATTTTGTTTGGTTTGGTCGCGATCATAGAAATTATTTGTATGATCGACAGTATAACTATGGCAAGGGTCAAACCTTTGACATGCAAGGTAACTTTGATTTCTCTTATCGGATCTCAGATCGGTTCACGTTTGAATCCATGAACAACTTAACTTATTACAACCAAACGACGATGAGTTATGCGGATCCAAAATCAAATGCTGGACGAAATGAAAAAGGTACAATAGAGCAATTTTCTGACAAAAGAATCACAAGATTCTTTAATCAGATGTTGAAGTATGATGAGACTTTTGGGAAGCACAAGGTTTCGGGTTTTGCGGCTTATGAGTATTCCGATTATACGTATTCAAGTTTAAACGCAACCGGAAAGGGTATTGCTCCAGGGTCAGAGATTTTGGGTAATGCAGCCAGTGTTTTAAATTTTGGAGGTACAAAAAATGATTATTCCTTTCAATCAGGAATCTTGCAGGGTACCTATGCCTACGACAACCGATATAATTTAATGGCTTCATTCCGTGTGGATGGTTCATCTCGGTTTGGTAAGAACAATCAATATGGTGCCTTTTATTCTGTGAGTGGTGCTTGGAATATTCATAATGAGGAGTTTTTCAATGTTCCGGCAATTAATCTATTCAGATTAAAGGCTTCATATGGTGGTGTTGGTAATGTTCCGACCTATTATTATTCCTCATATGGGACCTATCGCTTGGACGCACAATATAATGGAGATCCTGCTGCGATTCAGAAAAACTTCCAAAATGCTAATGTAAGTTGGGAGAAATCTTATGATGCCAATGTTGGGCTTGAATTAGGATTCTTAAATAGAATTAACCTTTCAGTAGATTTATATCATAAAAATACCAGCGGACTATTGTACTATGTTGAATTTCCTTCTACAGCAGGTTGGGAAGGATATTGGTTGAATATTGGAGGTTTAAGAAACAAAGGTGTTGAAGTTGCATTAAATGGATCCGTATTTGGTCCAGAAAGTCCATTTCAATGGGATCTAGGTTTTAATGTTGCTCATAACAACAACCGCATCACCTCTTTGAATAACGATCAAGATATTCCAAAGGGGAATCAGCGATTTTCTGTAGGTCATGATGTTGAGTCATGGTACATGCGTAAATGGGCAGGAGTAAATCCTGAGAATGGGGATCCACAATGGGAAGCGATAGACCCTGAGACCGGAGAGGTAACTTTGACCTCCAATTACAATGATGCTGCTTTACAGTTTGTTGGGGCTGCAACGCCAAAATTCCAAGGGGGGTTCAATTCCGCGATGTCCTATAAAGGATTTAATTTAAATGCAAGTTTTGCCTATCAAAATGGAGGTATGACTTATAATACTGCTAGGGAATGGTTTGATTCAGACGGGGCTTATGCTTCCTATAATCAATTGATTTTCATGGATGGATGGTCAAGATGGTCTCCGGAAAATCCGAATGCAACACATCCTAGAGCAGAGTACAACAATACCAGTCTTTCAAATAAAGTATCATCTAGATATTTGGAAAGCACTAATTTCTTGCGTTTGAGAAATGTGACTTTAGGTTATACATTTTCTGAGAATTTAGTGAACCGATTGAAGCTGAAAGGATTGAATGTTTATGTTTCAGGGGACAATCTATGGACTTCGACGAAGTTTTCAGGTCTAGATCCTGAGGCAGCGATTTTGGGGAATGATAACTCTGCAGACAAAGCAGGTGGTGGGGATGCTACCTCACAATATCCTGCGCCAAAACGTTTGATATTTGGACTAAACCTAACATTTTAA
- a CDS encoding RagB/SusD family nutrient uptake outer membrane protein yields MKKILLSIGIVGVLMSSCSLDKEPYDSLTNESVDKTEGAIEALHLGNYHTLKGWVENWHRVTEYPGDNVSLSGTTSDNLFYNYNYKRVVNNSRVNSYWENSYRVIAGTNLLLQKLKEGESDASDQMIAENLYLRSMMYFYLANVFGKPYTQDPASLAVPIKLSDDPFEVLPRNTVKEVYDQVEADLLKAESLFKEYKSNVYGNVYAAQALLARLYLYKGDNQKALQYANKVIESGKFSLLAGSEYNKLSVAIPEDNKESIFAIKFVKDIDYKDDGWYTIGSMYANFQGSGWGEMYASRPYLEEVRKYPSDVRYKMILPVVENANELHAYYVTDDYKYASVIVTQSGSDYTYTEGGTNKTLIKESNGAGAFQYYINIAGKKRSVLIDRKLANRNGYLKYYVIKCSGQEGQAHLWSPVISRLAEIYLIRAEAHAKTGNVTEALKDVNVIRQRAGIPSEGLWTAANLGGKSALDVVLQERQLELAWEGHRKFDVFRNAKAMDRKYPGTHTAGSSPILSIDPKSNQAIEFIPEQQIVLSNGILKQNP; encoded by the coding sequence ATGAAGAAAATATTATTATCAATTGGAATTGTTGGGGTATTAATGTCCTCATGTTCATTGGATAAGGAACCATACGACTCATTGACGAATGAGTCAGTGGATAAAACTGAAGGAGCAATAGAAGCCCTTCACTTAGGAAATTACCACACCTTAAAAGGATGGGTAGAGAATTGGCACAGGGTAACAGAATATCCTGGAGACAACGTGTCTTTAAGCGGAACAACTTCGGACAACCTTTTCTACAATTATAATTATAAAAGAGTTGTAAATAATAGCCGTGTTAATAGTTATTGGGAAAATTCATACCGTGTAATTGCCGGCACAAACTTATTGCTTCAAAAATTAAAAGAAGGAGAAAGTGATGCAAGTGACCAAATGATCGCTGAGAACTTGTACTTGCGAAGTATGATGTACTTTTATTTGGCGAATGTATTTGGAAAGCCTTATACTCAAGATCCAGCTTCATTGGCAGTGCCGATTAAATTAAGCGATGATCCATTTGAGGTTCTTCCACGTAATACGGTTAAAGAAGTTTATGATCAGGTAGAGGCTGATTTATTAAAAGCAGAAAGCTTGTTCAAAGAATATAAAAGCAATGTCTATGGGAATGTTTATGCAGCACAAGCATTGTTGGCAAGACTTTATCTATACAAAGGCGACAATCAAAAGGCTCTTCAGTATGCTAACAAAGTTATAGAATCTGGAAAGTTCTCGCTTTTGGCTGGTTCAGAATACAACAAATTATCAGTTGCCATTCCAGAGGATAACAAAGAGAGCATTTTCGCCATCAAATTTGTTAAAGACATTGACTATAAAGACGATGGTTGGTATACTATCGGGTCTATGTATGCGAATTTCCAAGGATCTGGTTGGGGTGAGATGTATGCTTCAAGACCATATTTGGAAGAGGTGCGTAAGTATCCTTCTGATGTTCGCTATAAAATGATTCTTCCTGTAGTTGAAAATGCTAATGAATTGCATGCGTACTATGTTACTGATGATTATAAATACGCAAGTGTTATTGTGACGCAGTCGGGCAGTGATTATACGTATACAGAAGGAGGGACAAATAAAACTTTGATCAAAGAATCAAATGGTGCTGGCGCATTCCAATATTACATCAATATTGCCGGAAAGAAAAGATCAGTGTTGATCGACAGAAAATTGGCAAATAGGAATGGTTATCTTAAATATTATGTGATTAAATGTTCTGGACAAGAAGGTCAAGCACATTTATGGTCTCCAGTTATTTCTCGACTAGCAGAAATTTACTTGATACGTGCAGAAGCACATGCCAAAACTGGGAATGTAACTGAGGCATTGAAGGATGTGAATGTTATCCGACAAAGAGCGGGTATTCCATCGGAAGGTCTTTGGACTGCTGCAAATTTAGGTGGGAAGTCGGCTTTAGATGTAGTCTTGCAAGAGCGACAATTGGAGTTAGCTTGGGAAGGACACAGAAAGTTTGATGTTTTCAGGAATGCTAAAGCAATGGATAGAAAGTATCCTGGTACTCATACAGCTGGCAGCAGCCCAATTTTGAGTATTGATCCAAAAAGCAATCAAGCGATTGAGTTTATTCCAGAACAACAAATCGTTCTGTCAAATGGAATTTTGAAGCAAAATCCATAA
- the cysS gene encoding cysteine--tRNA ligase codes for MEHNLVLYNTLTRKKEKFVPIHPNMVGMYVCGPTVYSDVHLGNCRTFVSFDLIFRYLVHLGYKVRYVRNITDAGHLEGDNDEGDDKFAKKAKLEQLEPMEIVQKYTIGFHDVLRMFNTIPPSIEPTATGHISEQIEMVQQIIDNGFAYEVNGTVYFDVEKYVKEYNYTILTNRNLEDMLNNTRELGGQDEKRGRLDFALWIKAKPEHIMRWPSPWGVGFPGWHIECSAMSRKYLGDQFDIHGGGMDLAATHHTNEIAQSEACNHTSPAKYWMHTNMLTVNGARMSKSAGNGFLPGELFTGNHKLLNRGYSPMAVRFFMLQAHYRSTLDFSNEALEAADKGYKRLMAAIGLLDKIVTSPKSTFGNLEEIKKRSYAAMDDDFNSPVLIAELFEVVRIINSIYDGKLTITEGDLNELKDYLSAFVYDILGLKDDQVGDTDNMDDLMQIIINLRNEAKKNKDFVTSDRIREHLTAVGIQLKDSKDGTLWNKI; via the coding sequence ATGGAGCATAATTTAGTATTATATAATACCCTTACGCGTAAGAAAGAGAAGTTTGTGCCTATACATCCGAATATGGTTGGGATGTATGTATGTGGGCCTACTGTTTACAGTGATGTTCACTTGGGGAACTGTAGAACTTTTGTTTCCTTCGATTTGATTTTCAGATATCTGGTTCATTTAGGATATAAGGTTCGTTATGTTCGCAATATTACTGATGCTGGCCATTTGGAGGGTGATAATGATGAGGGTGATGATAAATTTGCGAAAAAGGCGAAATTGGAGCAATTGGAACCCATGGAAATCGTTCAGAAGTATACGATTGGTTTCCATGACGTTCTGCGTATGTTTAATACAATTCCTCCAAGTATTGAACCAACGGCTACAGGTCATATCTCTGAGCAGATTGAAATGGTTCAACAGATTATCGACAATGGATTTGCCTATGAGGTGAATGGTACAGTTTATTTTGACGTAGAGAAATATGTTAAGGAATATAACTATACTATTTTGACGAATAGGAACCTTGAGGATATGTTGAACAACACGCGTGAGCTTGGTGGTCAGGATGAGAAAAGGGGTCGATTGGACTTTGCTTTATGGATCAAGGCAAAGCCAGAGCATATCATGAGATGGCCATCGCCTTGGGGTGTTGGTTTTCCGGGTTGGCATATTGAGTGTTCAGCGATGAGCAGGAAGTACTTAGGTGATCAGTTTGATATCCATGGTGGCGGTATGGACCTTGCAGCTACACACCACACCAATGAAATTGCTCAATCTGAAGCTTGTAATCATACAAGCCCTGCAAAGTATTGGATGCATACGAATATGTTGACTGTCAATGGCGCTAGGATGTCGAAGTCTGCCGGCAATGGTTTTCTACCAGGTGAATTGTTCACTGGGAACCATAAGCTGTTAAATCGCGGTTATTCACCCATGGCTGTTCGATTCTTTATGTTACAGGCGCATTATAGAAGCACCTTGGATTTTTCAAACGAAGCTTTAGAGGCAGCAGACAAAGGTTATAAACGTTTAATGGCTGCTATTGGCCTTTTAGATAAAATTGTTACATCTCCAAAATCCACTTTTGGAAATTTAGAAGAAATCAAAAAACGCAGTTACGCAGCAATGGACGATGACTTCAATAGTCCGGTATTAATTGCTGAGTTATTTGAGGTTGTGAGGATCATCAATTCTATTTATGATGGTAAGCTAACTATTACTGAAGGTGATTTAAATGAGCTTAAAGATTATTTGAGTGCCTTTGTATATGATATCTTAGGTCTTAAAGATGATCAAGTTGGAGATACCGACAATATGGATGATTTAATGCAAATCATCATTAATTTGCGTAATGAAGCGAAGAAAAACAAAGATTTCGTGACGTCGGATCGTATCCGTGAACATCTTACAGCTGTTGGTATTCAACTGAAAGACAGCAAGGATGGAACACTTTGGAATAAGATTTGA
- a CDS encoding peptidylprolyl isomerase, which translates to MPSDLRSRVTTDSMKNFSSLLLLILLACTFQAKSQEKLIDRVVATVGSGIILQSDVDMQYSQYLANGGTPSDDFKCTALQQLIMTKLLSQQAAIDSIEVSEAEVDDQLNARMREMTRRAGGKERLEGFLKRSLLQYKEEMRPVLSEQMRAEKFQNTIISKITVTPQEVKKYFEGLDQDSLPAFNTEVEIGEIVIFPELTKEEKSVFRTKAEGYRQQVLNGTDFGTVARFYSEDPGSANQGGELGFAPRENYVKEFSAMAFRLKAGEISPVFETEYGFHFLQVLERRGEEVNARHILVTTKPTQASLDRIKGKIDSIYDKVNDKKMSFSSAATMYSDNKETKFNGGMVINPQSASRSTLIPVDLLEKEVLWQLTP; encoded by the coding sequence TTGCCTTCGGACTTAAGATCAAGAGTGACGACAGACAGCATGAAAAACTTTTCAAGTTTACTTCTATTAATATTATTAGCTTGTACATTCCAAGCTAAATCTCAAGAAAAATTAATTGACCGCGTAGTTGCGACAGTAGGATCAGGAATTATCCTGCAATCCGACGTTGATATGCAGTATTCGCAGTATCTAGCAAATGGTGGTACACCAAGCGACGACTTTAAATGTACGGCCTTGCAACAACTTATCATGACCAAATTGCTATCTCAACAAGCAGCAATAGACTCTATTGAGGTTTCAGAAGCTGAGGTTGATGATCAATTGAATGCTCGTATGCGCGAAATGACCCGCCGCGCGGGTGGTAAAGAAAGATTGGAAGGATTCCTAAAACGTTCATTGTTACAATACAAGGAAGAAATGAGACCTGTATTATCTGAACAAATGAGAGCGGAGAAATTCCAAAATACTATTATTAGTAAAATAACAGTTACTCCTCAAGAGGTTAAAAAATATTTTGAAGGACTAGACCAAGACAGTCTTCCTGCATTCAATACAGAGGTTGAAATTGGTGAAATCGTTATTTTCCCTGAATTGACAAAAGAAGAAAAAAGCGTCTTCAGAACAAAAGCTGAAGGATACCGTCAACAAGTACTGAACGGTACTGACTTTGGTACTGTAGCTCGTTTTTATTCTGAAGATCCAGGGTCAGCAAATCAAGGTGGAGAATTAGGATTCGCACCTCGTGAGAATTATGTAAAAGAATTCTCGGCAATGGCTTTCCGTTTAAAAGCAGGTGAAATCTCCCCAGTATTCGAAACAGAATACGGATTCCACTTCCTTCAAGTTTTAGAACGTAGAGGCGAAGAAGTGAATGCAAGACATATACTTGTAACAACAAAGCCTACACAGGCAAGCTTAGACCGCATCAAAGGAAAAATAGATTCCATTTATGATAAAGTGAATGACAAAAAAATGTCCTTCAGTAGCGCAGCGACCATGTACTCAGACAACAAAGAAACTAAGTTCAATGGTGGTATGGTAATAAACCCACAATCTGCTTCAAGATCAACTTTAATTCCTGTAGACCTTTTGGAGAAAGAAGTATTATGGCAATTGACACCTTAA
- a CDS encoding lactonase family protein, producing the protein MITRLLFISILTMTVTLLSAQGTKIPLYVGTYTSDKGSKGIYEFEFDTQTGDAKLIRETETPSPSFIDRSSRFLIAANELTDGNQSISSFAITDNGLKFINKVGTGGSAPCHIVMDKERKFAVASNYLGGALDLFSLADNGEILSKEDTKTYNGSSVDKKRQEASHIHSTFIGPDKLLYVSDLGADKIYVLDVVKDKDGKLQFKEVNTLTSKLGGGPRHIAFHTNGKYLYSLLEMTGDIEVFKKVGKGWKSQQVISMRTAGFDGKSGAADLKLSSDGKFLYSTDRVDANTITVFSVAKNGTLKQIQVSSVFGKGPRNFNFSPDERFVLVANQLTDEIVLFNRDKKSGLLSDSGKRIKAFTPVCILF; encoded by the coding sequence ATGATCACACGCTTATTATTTATTTCCATCTTGACCATGACTGTCACATTATTATCCGCTCAAGGGACAAAAATCCCTCTTTATGTTGGGACCTATACTTCAGATAAGGGTAGTAAGGGGATTTATGAATTTGAGTTTGATACTCAAACTGGGGATGCGAAACTCATCAGAGAAACAGAAACTCCGAGTCCTTCATTCATTGATCGGAGCAGTAGATTTTTGATAGCTGCAAACGAGCTTACGGATGGCAATCAATCTATTTCTTCCTTTGCGATCACGGATAATGGATTGAAATTCATCAATAAAGTGGGAACTGGAGGATCTGCACCTTGTCATATTGTGATGGATAAGGAAAGAAAATTTGCTGTGGCATCCAATTATCTAGGTGGCGCATTGGATTTGTTTTCCCTAGCAGATAATGGCGAAATATTATCAAAAGAAGATACGAAGACATATAATGGTTCTAGCGTTGACAAGAAACGCCAAGAGGCATCACATATTCATTCAACTTTCATCGGGCCTGATAAACTTTTATATGTATCAGATCTAGGTGCTGATAAAATCTATGTCTTGGATGTTGTGAAGGATAAGGATGGGAAACTTCAGTTTAAAGAGGTAAATACATTAACCAGCAAATTAGGTGGAGGGCCAAGGCATATAGCTTTTCATACGAATGGGAAGTATTTATACTCCTTACTTGAAATGACGGGGGATATTGAGGTGTTCAAGAAGGTAGGGAAGGGTTGGAAATCACAACAGGTCATATCCATGCGAACAGCAGGCTTTGATGGCAAGAGTGGAGCGGCTGACCTGAAGCTCTCATCTGATGGAAAATTCCTTTATTCTACAGACCGGGTTGATGCTAATACAATAACGGTATTTTCTGTAGCTAAGAATGGTACGCTGAAGCAAATTCAGGTAAGTTCTGTTTTTGGGAAAGGGCCTAGAAATTTCAATTTCAGTCCTGATGAACGTTTTGTGTTGGTTGCCAATCAATTGACGGATGAAATTGTACTATTCAATAGAGATAAAAAATCGGGTTTGCTAAGTGATTCAGGAAAACGGATTAAAGCCTTTACACCAGTTTGTATCTTGTTTTGA
- the mnhG gene encoding monovalent cation/H(+) antiporter subunit G has product MIDIILAILSTVGAFSILFASIGVLRMPDFYLRLSVTVKASTLGVGLLLICAAIMFPDDVSVTTKSIAIIFFLLLTAPIAAHMIAKAAYFIGTPLWKGTVVDDLKGMYNKETHCLESDPVKADKLAEDNIADTDDATD; this is encoded by the coding sequence ATGATTGATATTATTCTAGCAATATTGAGCACGGTAGGTGCATTTTCTATCCTTTTTGCCTCCATCGGAGTTTTAAGGATGCCAGATTTTTATTTACGCCTTTCTGTAACAGTAAAGGCATCCACCCTAGGTGTCGGATTATTATTGATTTGTGCAGCCATTATGTTCCCAGATGATGTGTCTGTAACAACCAAATCAATAGCTATTATATTCTTTCTACTATTGACAGCACCTATTGCTGCACACATGATCGCAAAAGCAGCCTACTTTATCGGCACCCCACTCTGGAAAGGAACGGTAGTTGACGACCTGAAAGGAATGTACAACAAAGAAACACACTGCTTAGAAAGTGATCCTGTGAAAGCGGACAAACTCGCAGAGGATAATATTGCAGACACAGATGATGCAACTGATTAA
- a CDS encoding monovalent cation/H+ antiporter complex subunit F — protein MSLETYFDFVILPILTISVLLVFIRLFKGPSVVDRVMALDLIITIGIGIITVYSIRQEQEVLLDVAIILALIAFLGTIAFSYYIEKQKDD, from the coding sequence ATGAGTTTAGAAACCTATTTCGATTTTGTCATATTACCCATATTAACCATTTCGGTACTATTGGTGTTTATACGTCTGTTCAAAGGCCCATCGGTTGTGGATAGAGTAATGGCCTTGGACCTGATAATAACCATAGGAATTGGTATTATTACAGTCTATAGTATCAGACAAGAACAGGAAGTGCTGTTAGATGTCGCCATAATCTTGGCACTGATTGCCTTTTTAGGAACAATTGCCTTCTCTTACTATATTGAAAAACAAAAAGATGATTGA
- a CDS encoding Na+/H+ antiporter subunit E: MIKFFLMNLLLSFIWVALTGSLFYSNFIFGYLLGFGVLWIMNRNETDQRYFYRVPKIISFFFFFLYELIKANVQVAYDVITPKYFFKPGIVRYPVNTTTDFEINILATFISLTPGTLIIDISDDKKAIYIHVMYLKDEEQFIRTLKTGVERKLLEILR, translated from the coding sequence ATGATCAAGTTTTTTTTAATGAACCTCTTGCTATCCTTTATTTGGGTAGCACTTACTGGATCCCTATTTTATTCTAACTTTATCTTCGGATACTTGCTAGGGTTTGGTGTATTATGGATCATGAATAGAAATGAAACGGATCAACGTTATTTCTATCGTGTCCCAAAAATCATCAGTTTCTTTTTCTTCTTCCTATACGAACTGATTAAAGCGAATGTACAAGTTGCATATGATGTAATCACACCAAAATATTTTTTCAAACCTGGTATTGTTAGATATCCGGTAAATACAACCACAGATTTTGAAATCAATATTTTGGCAACCTTTATTTCATTGACACCAGGTACTCTTATTATCGACATTAGTGACGATAAAAAAGCTATTTATATCCATGTCATGTATCTAAAGGATGAGGAACAATTTATTAGGACGCTCAAAACAGGGGTAGAACGGAAATTATTAGAGATTTTACGATGA